In Acidimicrobiia bacterium, the genomic stretch CGGGCATCAGACGACCCGTTCTCGAATCCGTGAGCTTAAGTAGTCCATCGAGGCCACGACAATCGCAATAGCGAGCATGTTGACTGAGACCGCGGAGTAGTTGAGTAGTCGGATGTTCTGTTGCAGGACGAACCCGATGCCGCCACCGCCGGCGAACCCGATGATCGTCGACATACGAACGTTGATATCCCAGCGGTAGAGGGTGAAGGCGATGTAGGGCGGCACGATCTGAGGGGCCACCGCGTAGACGATCGTTTGTAGCCGGGTGGCCCCGGTAGCCTTGACCGCCTCAATCGGGCCCTCCGAAATACTTTCGACCTGCTCCGAGTAGAGCTTGGCGAGAGAGGCCACCGTGTGAATGGCCAGCGCCAGGGTGCCGGCGAACGCACCGAGGCCGACCCAGACGACAAAGACAATGACCATGACGAGCGGCTCGATCGAGCGCAGTGAGTTGAAGATGGTTCTGGCCAGGTAGTACGTGACCAATCCGATCTGCACGGTCGATCGGCCCCGGGTACGCACCGCCAGAAGGAGTCCGATAAGTGCTCCCGTCGCCGCAGGCCACCAATACAGGTAGGCGGGATCGGTGATCCGGTATAGCCACCCTATTCCGGTTCCGAGGATGGCAGCGATAACCGCCCCCGAGAGTGCTGCCAGGGGGTAGGTAGCCGATTGCATTGCTGAATCTGGCACCCGACTGCGAATGAAGTTCGTCAGACGTCCTGCCAGGTTGGCGAATACGGCGGCCCCCAGCAACGCCGACAGGAGCGTCGTGATGGCCGTGGCAATCTCTCCGCTCTTCTCGAGAAATCCACCCAGGAACCCAAAACTTCCGAGGGCATTGTCGAGCCATCCGCCCACCTGGACGAATAGTTCGGAGACCAGCAGGATTCCCAACAATCCCGCCACCGCGCCGACAACCGCCACAGCTCCACGTTGACCTCGTTCGGTCGGAGTTGGTGGCTCATCGTCGACGGGCGGGAACGCGAATCGAATCGCCAGCCAGGCGACGACGGGCACCACGATCAAACCGAGTCCGAGCAAGACGCCATTCTCGGTGAGCTGGTCGGCAAGTCGTTGGGCCGTCCGTGACAACACGACGCCAACCACGACCCCCAGAGGTATTGCCAGCAATTGCATGGCAAGTTTGGTGACCGTGGTCGTGATATCTCGCATGAGGTTGCGGGCCGCCAGGAAGCTGAGCGGGATGGCCAGGGCGGTACCGATCGTGGTGGCCAGAAGCGCCAGGAACACGGTCTCGACGATCTTGTCCCAGGTGTCTATCAGCGCTTTGCTGATCCTGGGCGACATTCGAGCATCGCCTGATGGCGAGGTGACTTCGACCGGGGAGAATATTGTCCCGATTCGTTCGTTGGTGACCACCCTGATGAACTGAGCTTGTTCGTTGGCCCGTTCCCGGGTATCGACTTCAACCTGGAAGTTGCCATCGGCATCGGCGATAAATGTCCCGATGTTGAGCTCAAGATCCCCGTCGGGTGGAACCTGGTTGATCGAACCGCGCGCGTTGGGGGCAAAGTCTACGCCGGTGACGAGCAACGTCTCGCCTGGCTCGGCACAAGCTGGCTCGACGATGAGCCGGCGGCCGTCAATGACCTCCGGAGGCTGGTATCCACCGGGGGGACAGGGCAGGAAAATTTCGAACTCGGTGTTGGTGGGTACGCGGTCGTACGTCAGCAATTCGGGTCGGGCGATTTCGCGCAGAACCCGGACGAGCTGACTGCGCCGGGTTTCCGAGCTGATCTCCTTGAGGTTCACGTTCGTTACCTGAAAACCGTACGCGTAGGTGACAATGGATGCGATGATGGCCAGGCCGAGGATGATGGATTGTCGGCGGGTGCGTCGTTTCGGTGTAGAAGCGTTCCCGGCCTTGTCTTTCAGCGGCGGGACGGTGGCAGGAGGCTCATCCGACACGTTCGGCCTCCTTGCCGTAGATCTCCTTGAACTTGGCGTCATCGATGGCCGACGGCGGACCCTCGAAAACGAGCTTTCCATCATTGAGGGCGATGGCTCGACTGGCGTAGCGATGGACGAGGTCGAGGAAATGCAGGCTGCAGAGGACCATTACGTCGTCCTCCTTGTTGATCTTCTCGAGGTACTGCATGATTGAATGGGCCAGCACCGGGTCGAGTGATGCGACGGGCTCGTCGGCGAGAAGCATGCCTGGTTCCTGCATCATGGCCCTGGCGACCCCAACGCGCTGTTGTTGACCGCCGCTCAAGTTGTCAGCCCGTATGTAGGCCTTTTCGGCGAGTCCGACCCGTTCCAGTTGGGCGATGGCTCGATCCTTGTACTGCTGGGGGAAGCGATTGATGACGCTGAGCATCGGGTTGACGTACCCGAGCGATCCGGCCAGGACGTTCGTGATCACCTTGGACCGATCTACCAAATTGAAATGTTGGAAGACCATGCCGATGTTGCGGCGTATGCGGCGCATCTCCTCGGGTCCGGCGGCCGTCACGTCGACCCCGTCCCAGAGAATGGTGCCCTCGGTAGGTTCGATGAGACGGTTGATGCAGCGGAGCAGAGTCGATTTACCAGACCCGGACAAGCCGATAACCGCCAGGAACTGTCCGTCAGGCACTTCAAAGCTGACATCCTCAAGCGCCACTGTCCCGTTGCCATACACCTTGGTGAGGTGTTCTACTTTGAGCATCGCCCTGCCTTATCGAATCGTGGAGAAACAACTGGGGGCGGGACAAGTCCCGCCCCCAGTTAGCCAGTAAGTGATGAGTTGCTACTGATCGGCGAGCAGCGCCTGGATCTTACGGAGACCGTCGTACTCGGAGTCGACGGCTGGCTCGATACCGGTCCATCCATAGAAGTCCTGGTTACCGATTGATTCGTTCCAGGCGTCGGTCCCAGAGAAGGCAACCAGGGCTGCTTCGATCTCGGCCCGCAGGTCGGCAGGGAATTCCGGTCCAAACGACAGCGTGTCGTTGGGAATACCTGGCGAGATGCCGAGAATCCGCACCTTTTGCATGATGTCCGGTGCGTCCGTACGAGCCGAGGCGCGGGCATCAAGCACGCGGTACTCGCCGTCGGTGCCACAGACCAGCTTCGAACCGTCTTCATTTGGTCCGCAAGTGGCAATCACGTCGTCGGGCAATTCAGGAGACATCGTCTCGTCCCAGTTGCCATCGGGCAGCAGGGGTGGGCTGAAGAAGGTCGTTGCAAAGTCGACGTCACCGTTATAGACGGCCAGCGCCGCCTGGGTGTGTCCGCCAGCTTCGATCTGCTCGCCGGGGGTTACGCCGGCCTCGGAGAACATCAAGCTCGGAACCTGGAAACCAGACGTCGAACCAGAGTCGGGGTAGGCCCAGCTCTTGCCTTCGAGATCTTCGATCGTCATGAGATCGCTGTCGCGTGGCACGAGAATCTGAGCCCAGTACACGCCCCATCCAAAGCGGACTGCTTTGAAGGAAACGTCAACGCCGCACAGGGCAGACGCTTCAACATAGGCTGCACCCGGGATGAAACCCATCGTATTGTCCGGAGAGGCACACATCTCTTCGATGGTCGTTGAATAGTCGGTCGGCACAACGACCTCGTAGGTCAGGCCAGTCGCCTCGTTGAGAGCCTGCGCCATCAGTTCGCCACCGGTCACAATAATCGCTGCTTCGGCGGACGGTACGAAGAGAACCTTGATGGGGTTCTCCGGGGTACCCACCGTGGACATCGCTTCGGTGGTGGTGGTCGGGGCCATCGTGGTGGTGGTCTCGGCTTTGGTAGTGGTGGTGGTTTCCGGCGCAGCAGTGGTGGTGTCGGCCGTGTCGGCCCCTCCGCATGCAGTCAGTACAAGCGCCAGCACGACGCTCATAGTTGCCCAGGTACGAGCTTTCATTTGATTTCCCTCGGTCGGGTTATTGGACTGGCATCCGGGGTGGATTCCACCCAGGCGCCGAGATGAGGCTAGCCAGGCGCGGCGCAGGATTCCAGACCGCGAAAACGTTACGGCTTGTGGTTACCGACGAACGCCCGAAACTCTTCCCAGTTCGAGATATCAAATGTTCCAGGAACGGGATGATTCCAGGGTCGGACGTACCGCACCGTTGCCCGATCGGGCCGGTGGTGATGGATGTCGTAGACGTTGTGAGGAGCGTCATCGAGGTAGACATCGCAGTCGACCTGCCACTTATCGTCGAGAATATGGACTTCCCGGGTTGGTAACCGATGCTCGGCGATCCAGGCGTACGTGTCGTGAGTTGCCCAATACGGTTTTGAGGTCAGGATCACAATTGTGTGATCGTCTTTGGCCAGGTCCCACAGTGTCTCAACCGCCCCGTCGTAGGGTTCGAGGTGACGGAACAGAGATGCGCCGTTCAGATAACGAGCCCAATCCCAGAACTGACGCATCGACGGGAAGTGGGTGGCTGCCGGAATCCCGTCCCAGGTGTCAACTACCTCGGGCGTCAGATTGGTGCCGAACTCCTGGTTGTAGAAGGTGATCCACCCGCCGTTGAAGTTGGCGACCACTCCGTCGAGGTCAATACCGAGACGCATGTGTACTTCCAAGGGCCATAGACAAGCGAGGATAGAGCGTCTCGGTTGAAACCAAAGATCGGTCGACGCCGCCGGGTCAGTTGATCCGAACCCAGTCGAGGACCTCCGGCATGCGACGTCTCAGTAACATCGAAGCCAGCTTCAACGCCACAAGATAGATGATCGCGCCGTACAGGACTGATACGGCCGATACCTGCCAGAGCGAAAACCGGGTGGCACCGAATGCTTCGACCAGGGTGAAGGCAACCGCCGGTGGGATCATCAGGAGGCCAATCATGAAAAACGACACCAGCTGAGAAGCGATCGCAAGGCAGCCGTGTTCGCTGGCCTGGGAAAACACATCGGTACCCATGTCCGGCAATCGGAGCGGGGTCAGAACCGAGGCCAGGTTGCCGACCGCCAACTGACAGGCAACCGCGGTGAGGAGAATGGCCGGCATGTAGATCACCCTGGACCATCCGCCAGTGATGGCGGCCAGGGTCACGGTCAGAATGGCGGTCTCAAGGCTTAGGGCAATCATCGTTGCGACGTTCTTTCCGACGAGCATCTGGCGGGGTGTGATCGGGAGGGCGAAGAGATACGAGGCCGCCCGGCGTTCCCATCCGAACTGGTTAAGGGCAACCGGCAGGCCGACGAAGAGCACTGCGCTCGGGGCGGCCAGGACGAGCCACGGGCTGGCGCCGAGACGCTCGAGGCGGGTCTGTCCGAGGAGGAGGGTTGCGCCGAGAATGCCGATGAAGATGACGCCTCCGGTCCAGACCATTCTCATGCGGGGATCGCGCAGATACATGCGTAACTCTTTGCGGACCACGACGGCGGTTGGACCCCATCCGGCGAGATCCGTAAATGGTTTCATGCGAGAAGCGGACTTCGTCGAGGTGGCCTCCGGTTGGGTGATGAGGCGGGTGAGCATCCGGTTCCACACATAGGCAAGACCCACGAGGCTCAGCGCCGACCAAAGCAACAATCCCGCCGTCAAGAGCCATTCCCCACGATCGGCGGCATGGATGGCCGATTGGGCTGCCCCGGGAGGCAGTACCCAAGCCCATGAACTGGCGGGGTGGGCCAGCAGGGCTCCCTCCAGGCCAAGCGAACCGATCTTATCTGCGCCAACGGCCTGGGCGGCATACAGCCCCAGCCCGAGGCCCACAACGAACAACATGGTGAGGTCCCGGCCCCGCCGGCTCTTGATGAGCATGGAAAAGGCGGTCGTGAAGGCCTGTCCGCCCACCACGTAGGAGGTGATGAGCAGAGCGACCGCGATGACCGTGATCGGCGTCAGAACCCAGCCGCTCCACAAGACAAGGTTGACCAAGATGACGAGGACTGGCACCACGATGGGTGGCGTGAGCATGGCTGCTCCAGTGAGGCCGATCATCATCTGCCGGCGCGTCAGCGGCAACGTGGCGAACTTGGCTGGATCGAGGGTCTCGTCAATCGGGAAGATGAGCACTGGCAATGTCGCCCACCCAACCCACCCGACAACCGACAGCCAGATGGCGAATTGGGCAGCGGCGGCCGGATCGAGAGATCGAGTCGTGTCGTAGTAGAACTGGGCGCCGAGGGCAGCGATAACTGTCAGCCCTATCGCGATGACCGGTAGCCCCCAACGGCGTTGCCGGTCGGTACGAAGACCGTTCGCCAGGAGTCGCCACTTCAGCCAGACGAGTTGGCGAGCCATTCAAGACCTTCGGTTTTGTCAGAAGCGCCGACCGCCGCCAGAAAAGCATCCTCGACCGTGCTCGCCTCGTATCGGGCCAGCAGGTCTTGAGGAGTCGCCTCGATGATGAGTTGACCACCGACCATGATTCCGATACGGGTGCACAATCGTTCGACAAGCTCCATCACGTGGGACGAGAAGATGATGGTGGCGCCGCTTTCGGTGTATCGCTGGAGAAGCTGACGGATGAGCCTGGCACTTATCGCATCCACCCCTTCAAATGGTTCATCCAGGAAAAGCACCGGGGGAGCATGAATAACTGCCGCGGCCAGGGCCACCTTCTTGCGCATGCCGCGTGAGTAGTCGCCGATGACGGTCCGTGAGGAATCTTCAAGATCGAGAAGGGCAAGTAGTTCTTGTCGCCGCGAGGCTGCCTGGGCTTTGGGTAGACCGTGAATGGCGGCCGTGAAATCGAGGAGTTCAGCACCGGTCAGTCGCTCGTAGAGATTGAACTCTTCCGGCAGGACACCGATCCGCCGTTTGGCATCGGTGGGATGCTCCCAGGTGTTGATATCGCCGATCCCGGCCGATCCGGAATCGGGTCGCAGTAATCCGACAATCATCTTGATGGTCGTGGTTTTTCCTGCTCCGTTCGGTCCGAGGAGACCATAGAATTCCCCCGGCATTACGGCGAGATCCATCCCATTTACCGCTACCTTGTTTCCGAAACGCCGCGTTAAGCCACGCGCCCAAACCGCTGGTTGTCCGTCCGTCATGGCGACATTCTGGCAGCGTTCCGAGAATGTGCGAGTGCCCCATTCGTTTCTTGGTCCTTTGGACTCGTGGAGATCTGTTCGGGCTACCATCAGCCTCAGTGGAATATCAAGCCCTTTACCGGAAATATCGACCCCAACTCTTCGAAGAGGTGGTCGGCCAGAGTCACGTCACCAATACCCTCGTGAGAGAGATCGCCGAGGGCAAGGTGGCCCACGCTTACCTGTTTGCGGGTCCGCGTGGGACGGGCAAAACCACCTCTGCACGTCTGTTGGCCAAATCGTTGAACTGTCAGAACCCACCGGGAGGCGGCGAACCATGTAACGCCTGTGACTCCTGTTTGGCGATTGTCAACGGGTCGTCGTTTGACGTGACAGAACTCGACGCCGCTTCACATAACTCTGTCGATGACATCCGTGATATCAAGGTGAGTGTCACGACGGTGGCATCGGTTGGCGGAGCCAAGCGCGTGTTCATCCTGGATGAGGCTCACATGCTGTCCAAGGCCGCTTCCAACGCCCTCCTCAAGACGCTCGAGGAACCACCTGAACACGTGCATTTTGTGTTGGCGACGACCGAACCGTACAAACTGCTTGATACGATCAGGTCCCGATCCCAACGCTTCGACTTTCATCCGGTCTCCGTCGAGGCATTGACCGAGCATC encodes the following:
- a CDS encoding ABC transporter permease subunit, whose translation is MQLLAIPLGVVVGVVLSRTAQRLADQLTENGVLLGLGLIVVPVVAWLAIRFAFPPVDDEPPTPTERGQRGAVAVVGAVAGLLGILLVSELFVQVGGWLDNALGSFGFLGGFLEKSGEIATAITTLLSALLGAAVFANLAGRLTNFIRSRVPDSAMQSATYPLAALSGAVIAAILGTGIGWLYRITDPAYLYWWPAATGALIGLLLAVRTRGRSTVQIGLVTYYLARTIFNSLRSIEPLVMVIVFVVWVGLGAFAGTLALAIHTVASLAKLYSEQVESISEGPIEAVKATGATRLQTIVYAVAPQIVPPYIAFTLYRWDINVRMSTIIGFAGGGGIGFVLQQNIRLLNYSAVSVNMLAIAIVVASMDYLSSRIRERVV
- the phnC gene encoding phosphonate ABC transporter ATP-binding protein translates to MLKVEHLTKVYGNGTVALEDVSFEVPDGQFLAVIGLSGSGKSTLLRCINRLIEPTEGTILWDGVDVTAAGPEEMRRIRRNIGMVFQHFNLVDRSKVITNVLAGSLGYVNPMLSVINRFPQQYKDRAIAQLERVGLAEKAYIRADNLSGGQQQRVGVARAMMQEPGMLLADEPVASLDPVLAHSIMQYLEKINKEDDVMVLCSLHFLDLVHRYASRAIALNDGKLVFEGPPSAIDDAKFKEIYGKEAERVG
- the phnD gene encoding phosphate/phosphite/phosphonate ABC transporter substrate-binding protein, whose translation is MKARTWATMSVVLALVLTACGGADTADTTTAAPETTTTTKAETTTTMAPTTTTEAMSTVGTPENPIKVLFVPSAEAAIIVTGGELMAQALNEATGLTYEVVVPTDYSTTIEEMCASPDNTMGFIPGAAYVEASALCGVDVSFKAVRFGWGVYWAQILVPRDSDLMTIEDLEGKSWAYPDSGSTSGFQVPSLMFSEAGVTPGEQIEAGGHTQAALAVYNGDVDFATTFFSPPLLPDGNWDETMSPELPDDVIATCGPNEDGSKLVCGTDGEYRVLDARASARTDAPDIMQKVRILGISPGIPNDTLSFGPEFPADLRAEIEAALVAFSGTDAWNESIGNQDFYGWTGIEPAVDSEYDGLRKIQALLADQ
- a CDS encoding ABC transporter ATP-binding protein; its protein translation is MTDGQPAVWARGLTRRFGNKVAVNGMDLAVMPGEFYGLLGPNGAGKTTTIKMIVGLLRPDSGSAGIGDINTWEHPTDAKRRIGVLPEEFNLYERLTGAELLDFTAAIHGLPKAQAASRRQELLALLDLEDSSRTVIGDYSRGMRKKVALAAAVIHAPPVLFLDEPFEGVDAISARLIRQLLQRYTESGATIIFSSHVMELVERLCTRIGIMVGGQLIIEATPQDLLARYEASTVEDAFLAAVGASDKTEGLEWLANSSG